A window of Strigops habroptila isolate Jane chromosome 5, bStrHab1.2.pri, whole genome shotgun sequence genomic DNA:
TTTAGAAGTGTAATTAATCTTACTAAGCTGAAGAACATACCTTAATTCTCACTTGTTACAGATATGTTCATACAGATGGTTTTGCCATTTATAGCATTTTATATTACTTATCAATAACCTATTGATGAGTAACTTGATGTGCAGATGTTAAATCTGGGTTAGAAGATTCCATGGGGTCAAAACCTTTGTTCTGTATTCAGTTTGGCTGTTATATATCAGAGGGTATCTGGATCTTACAGTGCATTATGTCATACATCAGAATTTATTATCTTCTCTTATTCGCTATGGCAATCTCATGACTGAGGATAgtttatggtttttttcccttctaacaACTGCTCTGAGGAACTTCTGTTATGATCAGAAAGTGAAATACAGATTCTTTCTTTCTACAGTGAATTCCTTCACTTTCTGTTATATACCAATTATCCTTCTAACACTACAGAGTACATAAATTTCATCACGAAGATCATCAGGAATATTTGCTGTTAAGAAATGTTTAAGAAATTTTGTACAACTATCCTCCTGTTTTCAAAAAGTAACCAGAAGAATAATTTGGTCTTTTGCCAAATTTAGAAAGTTGTATTTTAGCACCGTAATATAAAGCTGTACTCAGTGGCATCATAAGCTTGAAAAACCATTTTTATTAACATacaaaaagaataaggaaaatagACATTGTAattaaacatttgctttcatctACAAGTAAGTATCGCGAgtaacaaaacaataaaataattctttggaTTCTTGTGAACGGTTTGAAACAGAGGAGCGAatttttttgaaacagaagcagaagaaagagttctgaaacagaaaaatttggCAATATCTTTTAGTCTTTCAATAAAATATCCATGTAAATAAGTAATCCATATTTACAATATCCTATTTTCAATATCATATGCAATCTTTTCGGTTACATGAAGTAAGTAGTGTACAGTAATTACTGTACATTCAACTTTAAAATCTAATTTGCACCATCATTTCTCAGTTTCATTAATGTTGGAGAAAAcactgttctgctgctgtgcacagaACTGCATGACAGCAGGTAAttacatttaatgtttttttcaggcATCTTAAAAAGATAGCACTTTTAATGTTAGGTTTTGTAACTTCATATGTTTTTATAGGAATCCAGACTTGGAATGTGAGCTCTACAATCATATCCCTGTAAATACACCAATGTAGAAGATTtccaaacatgcagaaaaatccTGATAAAAAAGCTGGAGTTATACCTTCCATTTATATCtttgaaaatatacttttttatttcttatgtgGCTACTATTACCCATAATACATGTAAGAAAAGTTGCACAAAAGGAAAGTTAATGGAAGGCCACTCTGAGAAGCAGCTTTGGGAAtatgttttttcccccactgaAAATTGGTCTCCAAAGCAAAgtcctttgtatttttacttaGGACTTGAACTAACCTCCTATGTTGCAAGGATACTTAAAGAACTTTTTAATCAGTTCAGAACAGAAGCCAAAAATCTATAGCACGTTGAATCTGTTTTAAATTGTACACTCCAAAGTTGAGCAAGGTTTAGGAGCTCCCAGCTATTGCATCTCATAGGGACCTTCCAAAGACCAAAGCAGCTAGAAGCCCACAGCTCATACACAGGAGATAACCACTGATGATGATAATTTTCCAGAATGGAATCTTCCAGATCCCACTGAGTTTCTACTATCACATTTAACCTCACAgttgaaaaccaaaaatatacTCTGGCGGAGTATCCTCAAAAGGTTGCCAAGCTTTGATTTTCAGTTAGTTTTGTATCATCAGAATAGAGGGATAAAGAAATGCCACCATTCTTTTTCAAGTATCATTACCTTAAACTGTACATGGAATAAAACGTAGAACACAAGACATACTGGTACTATAGCTTAACTTTAACAGCATATAGAACCATTCACCCAAAAGCTGTTGATTTCAATACATCCAAGTTAGTGCCAtaacaaaagaaatcacagattttgtgatttttttcccaatatcctAGACATTTTCTTCCACAACAGTTCTTAGATAAGTGACTACCTTCCACACACTGGGTACTAGGCAAGGATTGAAAGAGCTCATTTTCACAGGTGGATGAGACACGGTAACAGGCCAGTACATACCAACTTAGAATGCTGTTGTCTGTGTGTGTAGAGAAAGCTAGCATAGTAAATTACTAGAACAGCTGagttcatttattcatttaatcTGATATACTTCAAAAGTATTAATAGAGCATCTCTCACAAAGACTAAACATGCATCCACCAGCTGTAAGATGCTTACTGATTTAATCAAAAAGCAGGCTTGTTGAGCAAAATATAATGAGATCAGAAGACAACAGCGGAGTTTAGTGTTCTCCAGAAACTACTGCAAATCCCTCTTCCTACTTAATGTTCAATATATAAATTTGTAATTGTAATAGGATGCATAACATAATCAGGTCATGTCAGTTGAGCACTAACGTAATGTAAAACAAGtgctcttgtttttctctgagaaaGCTGCTATCAGTACTATTTGGATTTTATgcttgtcctggtttcagctgtaaggttttttttccttcatagtagctggtgcagtgctgtgtttggctttagtctgagaacaatgctgataacacacctaTGTTTTAGCtgctgctaagtaatgcttactccgatcaaggacttttcagtctcatgctctgccagtgaggaggggcacaggcAGCTGGGAGGCGGCAGtgacaggacacctgacccaaactagtcagaggggtattccataccacagcacatcttGCCCAGTACgtaaactggggagagttacccggaaggaTCAggtcactgcttgggttgggctggatattggtcagcaggtggtgagcaattgtattgtgcatccCTTATGttcattgggttttttccccttttcccctttagttttatattttcttcccatgttatttcccttattattattactggtggtagtactagtggttttgtattatactgtagttattggactgttcttatctcaatccgtggGGTTTACAAGTTCTTTacatcctccccatcccactgggagcaggaggagtcAGGGAAGTGAGCGAACGACTGCGTGGTGCTGAATTACCAGCTGGGTCTAAACCACGACAATGCTGATGCTGCACAGAACAATTTTGGGGAAGACAGGTAACTGTGTGGAACTTGAAAAACAGGGGAAAAGCTGTCTGATCCATTGCTCATGGAGGGACTGGAGGAGTGCTCACACAATAGTTTAGTATTCCTCCTGTCATACCTGAGTTTTACACTAAGGCAtttaaaagcagacattttcttaaatgaaacaATTCAACACAATGCTAGGTAGGGTCCCAGCCATCCACAAACATATGTAGGTGAAAACATAGAACTCTAGGATGTAGTCCTTGAGTACCAAATGGTACTGCAGAAGagtttttcaaataattcaCTGTGCTAGCTTCTATACTGCATTCACCAAATGATCAACATGTTATTACAAATCAAATAACAGATGTTTCTTGTAAGTGAAGATCGAAAAGAACTCATGATCAAAATTGTACTAATACAACACTGAACTACAAAAATAGCATATTTTCCTAAAGTTGAATgtgtttaaacattttaaaaaagctgaagtagATAAAAATTtatgtagttaaaaaaaaataggaaattataTGCTGTCTGAAACTGTTCTATATTGCAACATGAACAGTGGTAAATTTGGACTTGCAGTGGGCTCTGCAGCTTTTACAAGAGATTATAATAGAAAGGTTCATCCTTTTGGGCATGTGCAATCAAAATAATCTACTATAATTATTCTTCTGTAGtagtaaaaaatacaaaatattgctTATATCTGTGAAAATATGAAATGACCGTAATACATTATACTCCGGTTACTAGGAAGAGCTATAAAGTAAAGTGCCAGTAGAGGTTCAAACTGCATTATTTaacaatttaatttcaaaataaaaaagtcataGAGTTTATATAGTTTGCTTATAGACTAAAAATATGTCTTACATGCCCATGACAGTGATGATTTTGACACCAGTGTGAAGATAACGAAAAACTGGCTTTTCAGTTAACAGGTAGCATTTAATCAAATCAGCAAAGCTCAGCTGTTTCCTGGAGGAAACATTTCTCACTTCAAGATCCTTTTTTCTGTGAGACTGCTAGCagtcttctctgcttttcttctctgctcctaATTTCTAGTCTAGTGCCATAAATCAATAGAACTGTGCAATCAAATAAAGATAGGAAAATGCTGCCCTTctgggataaaaggaagacttgGTTTAAGTGATGCATATTTTTTAAGTGTGTTTCCTATATCTTTCCAAATAAGACAAACATTTTTATGGTGCACTCTGCTAAGTGGAACGAATTACCTCAAAATCTTAGAAGTTACTGAGGAGAAGGTTTCTCAACTTGAGAAATTAGGACTTTCAAAACATGAAGATTACCAGAAAAATTATGTGTGACCAACTAACTTCTGCTGTCAGATATGCTTCATGACTCCTGATTCATAAACATGCAAAATCACTCAGAGCAATATTTAGGTCTCAATCTTGTTAACTTGTCATGACTATAAGAGGTATAAGCATTAAACTAAGAAAGTGATATGGAAAACATTCTCCAATTTACGTGATTCTCCTGTTATGTCATTCACactctcattttttaaatgaggtcTGAGCATGAACCCATATAATATGTTTGGGACTTACTGAAATTTAAATCATATGCAGAAAACTTGACTATCTTTGAGCAAGccatacagaaaataaaaccacaactTAATTTATATGATCAATATAACTAAATCATAAGGAAACAGGGTGAGGGAGGGGCGGGTTGGCAGTATAACAGTACTGTTATTCTGTGTATTGTCTTTACATAGTTGATCGTTGGCCTGCTTCATCaagttttgaatgttttgttttctggctgCTTCACTATTGATCCTCAGATCAGATTTATCTGCATTGCCACCGTCTGTCATCGCGGATTCTGCTTCTGTGCCTTCAGGAGTCCCTCCAGTGGGGCAGCAGAGTTTTAAGCATTCTCTTCTGGGGGACGCTTCCAATAGGGCCTGCTTGCCATCCACAAAATAAATATACCAAATATGACAAGCAAAAGACCAAGGACAATTGACAAAAGTTGCCTCTGGTGGGATTCACTGTACGCAGGATTACTGCGCCTTtggaagataaaaaagaaaggtagtTGTTTTACAGACAATCCTGGTCTAGAAACAGCAGTTTCCTGTAGTAGGaggtctttttaaaacaaagcaaaggcaaaagaaacaaTGTTGCAATACTTGACTGGTTATTATTGTGTGCAAATGGAAGTAGAGTTTGCAGTGAATAATGttaataaaccaaataaataaaaaaaatacttacaaGGAAAATATAAGCTTTTCTGTGATCCCATGAGAGCTGTTGCAATCACGGTTGCAAAGATGGTAAGACCCGAATAAACATGTATTGCATGGCTGCCTGCCGGAGAGAAACTGGAGCAAAAGGGAGCAGAAAGACAGCGAAACCAAAGAAAAGCTAAACACAAAACAGATTCATAGTTAAACCTATGTGGGGAGAACAAGGTGAACTTCTCaagcagaattaaaaatcaCCATAAAGATTCCATTTTTGAGATGTCATCAGGGCACAAATTTGAAAAGAattggcatttttatttctgaatgtgttttctgttcaaaaccaaagcaaaaattCTGGATTAGCACCTGGGAAGCAGACATTGAAACGTTTTTATAAATAATCCACCTAATGTCAGTGTCCAGACTTATTGGGTAATGCAAAAACTGCAACCAGAGTAAGTGACTGGAAACACAATTTTCAGTGTGTGGGTGGTGGTGAAGTTAGCATGGGACATGAGTCCTCCCATTAGCACTAATTTTGTTGACAGAAGATAACCATCATGTCACATGGATTGAGTCGCAGGCTTGCCCATTCATTACTGAGGCTGCATCCCTTCTTTAGTTTGTTGTACCATTAACACCGCTGTTGCTAAATTAGAAATAGTGCATGAATTTGTATGTTCATCTTACTTCCAGTCTTTAgtccttgttttttcttcccatgctAGATTAAAGAGCTGGTATTTTCTCCCTGGGAAGCTTTTAATACATCATAATCAAGTCCCCTCTTAATCTTGCTTAGATCTGCTAAACAGTTGAAGCTTTTTAAGTCTTTCACTGGAAGACAGTTTTTCCAGCTCTCAATTTactttccagtttttctttgcccttttttttcttttacatttaaaaaaaatgtattccacAGAATTCCATATTAGTCTCATTAATGCCATATATGAAGGTTAAGATAATCTCTTGCTAGagtttactttttgttttcacagcatCATGAGAATTCATTTTGAGCTTCATGTCATCTTTGAGTACTTTCCAGACACATTGCTTCCCAAAAGCCAATCTCCAGCTTACGTTTCTGCCCTGTTCTTAAATTTATGTCCTTGTGTTATACTGTCAGTAACATAACATTTGGCTTAAATACAG
This region includes:
- the LOC115608565 gene encoding LOW QUALITY PROTEIN: cytochrome b reductase 1 (The sequence of the model RefSeq protein was modified relative to this genomic sequence to represent the inferred CDS: inserted 1 base in 1 codon; deleted 4 bases in 2 codons) gives rise to the protein MEDYGRFLTLLVSALLVGFVSVIFSLVWVFHYREGLSWDGSAGEFNWHPVLIITGFVFIQGIAFLWFRCLSAPFCSSFSPAGSHAXTCLFGSYHLCNRDCNSSHGITEKLIFSLRSNPAYSESHQRQLLSIVLGLLLVIFGIFILWMASRPYWKRPPEENLKLCCPTGGTPEGTEAESAMTDGGNADKSDLRINSEAARKQNIKLDEAGQRSTM